A genomic stretch from Malus domestica chromosome 15, GDT2T_hap1 includes:
- the LOC103402218 gene encoding 12-oxophytodienoate reductase 2-like has protein sequence MSAAAQPPTIPLLTPYKLGNFNLSHRIILAPLTRQRSYNNVPQPHAILYYSQRTSNGGLLIAEATGVSDTAQGYPNTPGIWTKEQVEAWKPIVDAVHAEGGVFFCQIWHVGRVSNSGYQPNGQAPISSTDKPIRLNGIDASEFTPPRRLRTDEIPQIVNDFRLAARNSIEAGFDGVEIHGAHGYLLDQFLKDHVNDRTDQYGGSLENRCRLPLEVVEAVVNEIGADKVGIRLGPFADFMDAGDSNPKELGLYMANALNKYGIVYCHMMVEPRMKAVGEIAETHQSLLPMRKAFHGTFIAAGGYDREDGNRAVAEGRADLIAYGRIFLANPDLPKRFELNAPLNKYNRETFYTPDPVIGYTDYPFLEATT, from the exons ATGTCTGCTGCTGCTCAACCTCCCACAATTCCTCTCCTCACTCCCTACAAATTGGGAAACTTCAATCTTTCTCATAG AATTATTTTAGCACCATTGACCAGACAGAGATCATACAACAATGTTCCTCAACCACATGCTATCTTATATTACTCTCAGAGAACGTCGAACGGGGGTCTTCTCATAGCCGAAGCCACCGGAGTTTCCGACACAGCTCAAGG GTACCCGAACACACCTGGTATATGGACAAAGGAGCAAGTTGAAGCCTGGAAACCCATTGTTGATGCTGTTCATGCTGAAGGTGGCGTCTTCTTCTGTCAGATTTGGCATGTTGGAAGGGTTTCTAATAGCG GTTATCAACCAAATGGGCAAGCTCCAATATCTTCTACTGACAAGCCGATACGATTAAATGGCATCGATGCTTCTGAATTCACGCCTCCAAGACGATTAAGGACAGATGAAATTCCACAAATTGTCAATGATTTTAGACTTGCTGCAAGGAATTCTATTGAAGCTG GCTTCGATGGAGTTGAAATTCATGGGGCGCATGGCTACCTTCTTGATCAATTTCTGAAAGATCATGTGAATGATCGAACAGACCAATATGGTGGATCTCTAGAGAATCGTTGCCGCCTTCCTCTGGAAGTTGTTGAAGCTGTCGTTAACGAAATAGGAGCAGATAAAGTTGGAATTAGATTAGGTCCATTTGCTGACTTTATGGACGCAGGGGATTCAAATCCAAAAGAATTAGGACTCTATATGGCCAATGCCTTGAACAAATATGGAATCGTGTACTGCCACATGATGGTTGAGCCGAGGATGAAGGCAGTTGGAGAAATAGCTGAAACCCACCAGAGTCTTCTTCCCATGAGAAAGGCTTTCCATGGTACCTTCATTGCTGCTGGTGGTTATGACAGGGAAGATGGAAACAGAGCTGTGGCCGAGGGCCGTGCAGATCTTATTGCTTATGGCCGTATTTTCTTGGCGAATCCGGATTTGCCAAAGAGATTTGAACTTAATGCTCCTCTAAACAAATACAACAGAGAGACATTCTACACACCTGATCCCGTCATTGGTTACACTGATTATCCATTTCTTGAAGCCACCACTTAA